Proteins encoded by one window of Acidobacteriota bacterium:
- a CDS encoding heme exporter protein CcmB codes for MSRLLAETLAVMIKDLRTEFRTRIALNALGLFALTVLAAVSYTVGPYRITAEDRPFLLAVLLWIVIFFAALAGLDRSFVKEEESHTAPLLRLAASPTAVWLGKLGFNLILIYLLMAILVPLYCILMGYEIVLVGGFVAILVVGGFALAVITTIVAAIIARALTRGALFSVLSLPLLLPLLIFLIQGTSGAAGGDADVVSNSIRAVVSMGGIMTIVSALLFPTVWND; via the coding sequence CACTCGGATCGCGCTCAACGCCCTCGGACTGTTCGCGCTGACGGTCCTTGCGGCCGTCTCCTACACCGTCGGCCCGTACCGGATCACTGCCGAGGATCGCCCGTTCCTGCTCGCGGTGCTCCTTTGGATCGTGATCTTCTTCGCGGCGCTTGCAGGACTCGATCGTTCCTTCGTCAAGGAGGAGGAGAGCCACACCGCGCCGCTACTTCGGTTGGCGGCGTCACCGACTGCCGTGTGGCTCGGCAAGCTCGGCTTCAACCTGATCCTGATCTATCTGCTGATGGCGATCCTGGTGCCGCTTTACTGCATTCTCATGGGATACGAGATCGTTCTGGTAGGCGGGTTCGTGGCAATCCTGGTTGTCGGAGGATTTGCTTTGGCGGTCATTACCACGATAGTTGCCGCGATCATTGCGCGCGCCCTGACACGCGGGGCCCTCTTCTCGGTCCTCTCGCTGCCGCTACTGCTGCCCCTCTTGATCTTCCTCATCCAGGGCACGTCCGGAGCGGCCGGTGGCGATGCCGACGTCGTCTCGAATTCCATCCGGGCGGTGGTGTCGATGGGCGGCATCATGACCATCGTCTCGGCCCTTCTTTTCCCGACCGTGTGGAACGATTGA